One window of the Felis catus isolate Fca126 chromosome E3, F.catus_Fca126_mat1.0, whole genome shotgun sequence genome contains the following:
- the RCC1L gene encoding RCC1-like G exchanging factor-like protein isoform X7, with translation MRLVALAARVRLGWRLSGSGPELRPGRGHWTAAGRSRSPREADTPVFQYVGERAARADRIFVWGFSFSGALGVPTFVLPGAGPEPRAGSRPRRRIQPVPYRLELDQKISSAACGYGFTLLSSKTKDVTKVWGMGLNKDSQLGFHRSRKDTTRGYEYVLEPSPVPLPLDRPQDTQVLQVSCGRAHSLILTDREGVFSMGNNSYGQCGRNVVEDEIYSESHRVTRLQDFEGQVVQVVCGQDHSLFLTDKGEVYSCGWGADGQTGLGHYNITSVPTKLGGDLAGVHVVQLATYGDCCLAVSAEGGLFGWGNSEYLQLASVTDSTQCNMSAPKGCRSRVCTWMRTPVSPAPSPQAVGHSQYFRSHCPWPLRSPRPPPH, from the exons ATGAGGCTGGTGGCGCTGGCCGCCAGGGTTCGGCTGGGGTGGCGGCTGAGCGGATCGGGACCGGAGCTGAGGCCGGGGCGAGGGCACTGGACGGCGGCCGGGCGCTCGCGGAGCCCGCGCGAGGCAGACACGCCCGTGTTCCAATATGTGGGCGAGCGCGCGGCCCGTGCCGACCGCATCTTCGTGTGGGGCTTCAGCTTCTCGGGGGCGCTGGGCGTGCCCACCTTCGTGCTGCCCGGCGCGGGGCCTGAGCCTCGCGCCGGCTCGCGGCCGCGACGCAGGATCCAACCTGTGCCCTACCGCCTGGAGCTGGACCAGAAG ATTTCATCTGCTGCCTGTGGCTACGGATTCACATTGCTGTCCTCTAAAACCAAGGATGTTACGAAAGTCTGGGGCATGGGACTCAACAAAGATTCCCAGCTTGGATTTCACAGGAGCCGCAAGGATACTA CCAGGGGATACGAGTATGTGCTGGAGCCCTCGCCTGTGCCGCTGCCTCTGGACAGACCCCAGGACACGCAGGTGCTGCAGGTCTCGTGCGGCAGAGCCCATTCCCTCATCCTCACAGACCGCGAAGGAG TCTTCAGCATGGGAAACAATTCTTACGGGCAGTGTGGAAGAAACGTGGTCGAAGATGAAATTTACAG CGAAAGTCACAGAGTCACTAGACTGCAGGACTTCGAAGGTCAGGTGGTTCAG GTCGTCTGTGGCCAGGACCATAGCCTGTTCCTAACAGATAAAGGAGAGGTGTACTCGTGTGGCTGGGGTGCCGACGGGCAAACAG GTCTGGGTCACTACAATATCACCAGCGTACCCACCAAGCTGGGCGGAGACCTGGCCGGGGTGCACGTCGTCCAGCTTGCCACCTACGGTGACTGCTGCCTGGCCGTGTCTGCTGAGGGTGGCCTCTTCGGTTGGGGAAACTCCGAGTACCTGCAGCTGGCCTCTGTCACGGACTCCACGCAG TGTAACATGAGTGCCCCAAAAGGGTGCAGATCCCGAGTGTGCACCTGGATGAGGACGCCTGTGTCCCCCGCCCCCTCGCCGCAAGCAGTGGGACACTCACAGTACTTCAGAAGCCACTGCCCGTGGCCTCTCCGGTCACCGCGCCCTCCTCCTCACTGA
- the RCC1L gene encoding RCC1-like G exchanging factor-like protein isoform X2 produces MRLVALAARVRLGWRLSGSGPELRPGRGHWTAAGRSRSPREADTPVFQYVGERAARADRIFVWGFSFSGALGVPTFVLPGAGPEPRAGSRPRRRIQPVPYRLELDQKISSAACGYGFTLLSSKTKDVTKVWGMGLNKDSQLGFHRSRKDTTRGYEYVLEPSPVPLPLDRPQDTQVLQVSCGRAHSLILTDREGVFSMGNNSYGQCGRNVVEDEIYSESHRVTRLQDFEGQVVQVVCGQDHSLFLTDKGEVYSCGWGADGQTGLGHYNITSVPTKLGGDLAGVHVVQLATYGDCCLAVSAEGGLFGWGNSEYLQLASVTDSTQVNVPRCLPFSGVGRVKQAACGGTGCAVLNGEGHVFVWGYGILGKGPNLVETALPEMIPPTLFGLTEFNPEVQVSLIRCGLSHFAALTNRGELFVWGKNIRGCLGIGRLEDQYFPWRVTMPGEPVDVACGVDHMVTLAKSFI; encoded by the exons ATGAGGCTGGTGGCGCTGGCCGCCAGGGTTCGGCTGGGGTGGCGGCTGAGCGGATCGGGACCGGAGCTGAGGCCGGGGCGAGGGCACTGGACGGCGGCCGGGCGCTCGCGGAGCCCGCGCGAGGCAGACACGCCCGTGTTCCAATATGTGGGCGAGCGCGCGGCCCGTGCCGACCGCATCTTCGTGTGGGGCTTCAGCTTCTCGGGGGCGCTGGGCGTGCCCACCTTCGTGCTGCCCGGCGCGGGGCCTGAGCCTCGCGCCGGCTCGCGGCCGCGACGCAGGATCCAACCTGTGCCCTACCGCCTGGAGCTGGACCAGAAG ATTTCATCTGCTGCCTGTGGCTACGGATTCACATTGCTGTCCTCTAAAACCAAGGATGTTACGAAAGTCTGGGGCATGGGACTCAACAAAGATTCCCAGCTTGGATTTCACAGGAGCCGCAAGGATACTA CCAGGGGATACGAGTATGTGCTGGAGCCCTCGCCTGTGCCGCTGCCTCTGGACAGACCCCAGGACACGCAGGTGCTGCAGGTCTCGTGCGGCAGAGCCCATTCCCTCATCCTCACAGACCGCGAAGGAG TCTTCAGCATGGGAAACAATTCTTACGGGCAGTGTGGAAGAAACGTGGTCGAAGATGAAATTTACAG CGAAAGTCACAGAGTCACTAGACTGCAGGACTTCGAAGGTCAGGTGGTTCAG GTCGTCTGTGGCCAGGACCATAGCCTGTTCCTAACAGATAAAGGAGAGGTGTACTCGTGTGGCTGGGGTGCCGACGGGCAAACAG GTCTGGGTCACTACAATATCACCAGCGTACCCACCAAGCTGGGCGGAGACCTGGCCGGGGTGCACGTCGTCCAGCTTGCCACCTACGGTGACTGCTGCCTGGCCGTGTCTGCTGAGGGTGGCCTCTTCGGTTGGGGAAACTCCGAGTACCTGCAGCTGGCCTCTGTCACGGACTCCACGCAG GTGAACGTGCCCCGGTGCTTGCCCTTCTCAGGAGTGGGCAGGGTGAAGCAGGCCGCGTGCGGTGGCACAGGCTGTGCGGTGTTAAATG GAGAAGGACATGTTTTTGTCTGGGGCTACGGAATTCTTGGGAAAGGACCAAACCTCGTGGAAACTGCACTTCCAGAAATGATTCCACCCACCCTCTTTGGCCTGACGGAGTTCAACCCAGAAGTCCAAGTCTCCCTCATCCGATGCGGCCTCAGCCACTTTGCCGCCCTTACCA ACAGAGGAGAGCTGTTTGTGTGGGGCAAGAACATCCGAGGGTGCCTGGGCATCGGTCGCCTGGAAGACCAGTATTTCCCGTGGAGG